One stretch of Candida orthopsilosis Co 90-125, chromosome 3 draft sequence DNA includes these proteins:
- a CDS encoding Opi3 phosphatidylethanolamine N-methyltransferase (involved in phosphatidylcholine), with protein MSLDLSTLSQDLQFLLRNFPHYINFNDQFYFTLATIAFNPIFWNIVARLEYNTHFLTKLAGGSAKIGCYILAFTIFSLGIYRDSVYHNLLSNQPTYQPLIDSPVIKSLAIASFGFGNVLVLSSMWALGITGTYLGDYFGILMKERVTGFPFNINDNPMYNGSTLCFLGTALWYGKPVGLAITLFVFVMYKIALLFEEPFTAKIYANRDKWE; from the coding sequence ATGTCATTAGATTTATCTACGTTATCACAAGACCTTCAATTCCTATTGCGCAACTTCCCCCACtatatcaatttcaatgatcaattttattttaccTTGGCCACTATTGCATTCAATCCAATCTTTTGGAACATTGTTGCTCGTTTAGAATACAATACCCACTTCTTGACTAAATTAGCTGGTGGATCGGCCAAAATTGGGTGCTATATTTTGGCATTTACCATTTTCTCCTTGGGTATTTATCGTGATTCAGTTTATCACAATTTATTACTGAACCAACCAACTTATCaaccattgattgattcTCCTGTGATTAAGCTGTTGGCAATTGCTagttttggttttggtaaTGTTTTGGTGTTGTCATCAATGTGGGCATTGGGTATAACTGGCACTTATCTTGGTGATTATTTTGGTATCTTGATGAAGGAAAGAGTTACTGGTTTCCCATTCAACATTAATGATAATCCAATGTATAATGGATCAACTTTATGCTTTTTGGGTACTGCTTTATGGTACGGAAAACCTGTAGGATTGGCCATTACtttgtttgtatttgttaTGTATAAAATTgctttattgtttgaagaGCCATTTACAGCAAAGATTTACGCCAATCGTGACAAGTGGGAGTAG
- a CDS encoding Brr6 protein (S. cerevisiae homolog BRR6 has role mRNA export from nucleus, protein export from nucleus, nuclear organization, cellular lipid metabolic process and localizes to nuclear envelope), whose translation MEREFSPITISGIEHESTPIKRNDDDDIMGDEFLTAKDQNTTVSIDGDEVGNSKDINQAHNDSAAVLDTIELLDPVEISNIKLSTVRNRKLKGHLENTQNTDLYEKEDSTRSSDAPLNPHTPYILSLYFQLVVNIILWSFMIYFIYLAITTIRSDINLKVDEFTIKVLDEIAKCSKEFSRNKCHLPDRPSIMDEECDQLERCQNQDPTKIARSKVTIELIAEIINAFVNRLSYKSLFIMMSMLVIFIIHTSLTFDKFSRS comes from the coding sequence ATGGAGAGGGAGTTTTCACCTATAACAATCAGTGGGATAGAACATGAATCCACGCCAATAAAAAGgaatgacgatgatgacaTAATGGGGGATGAGTTTTTAACCGCGAAGGACCAAAACACTACGGTTTCAATTGACGGTGACGAAGTGGGAAATTCGAAAGACATTAATCAAGCTCATAATGATTCAGCAGCTGTATTGGATACAATAGAACTTTTGGACCCTGTTGAGATAAGTAACATAAAACTTTCGACAGTACGAAATCGAAAGTTGAAAGGGCATCTTGAAAACACACAAAACACAGACCTCTACGAAAAAGAGGATTCCACCAGACTGTCAGATGCACCGCTCAATCCCCATACTCCTTACATCTTGAGCTTGTATTTTCAATTAGTTGTCAATATAATTTTATGGTCGTTCATGATCTACTTCATTTATTTGGCCATCACTACAATAAGGTCTGATATCAACCTCAAAGTTGATGAGTTTACGATAAAGGTGCTAGATGAGATTGCAAAATGTTCCAAAGAATTTTCCCGAAATAAATGTCATCTACCTGATCGACCTTCAATCATGGATGAAGAGTGTGATCAATTGGAGAGGTGTCAAAATCAGGATCCAACAAAGATTGCGAGACTGAAAGTCACAATTGAACTTATTGCGGAAATAATCAACGCATTTGTGAATCGGTTGAGTTATAAGAGTTTGTTCATAATGATGTCTATGTTGGTCATATTCATTATCCATACTTCATTGacatttgacaaattttcCCGATCGTGA
- a CDS encoding RNA polymerase II holoenzyme/mediator subunit translates to MKFDYDPASFSKTTYNISGIAVHVYNSDVLVPYIQSFNKSSVHIDEIPINIIYLLHPRGVSYKLTEAIGYNILSQVEQKRQQHGGVPLICVTFDLRNHGERTIDASKNEDWLQGNKTHGIDMISSIMGNVQDLKLIIDFLPDYLNLESYLTDEFKSKHQHYNIKHRNIISGYSLGAHTVYRFANEYPELVYAINPVIGCVDLTSLLINRLKQNDLSSDDYDKRWFYYNYDELHLSPEQQKTEYPEHFHKLLSKQDESIWENFAMSSIKMYASFGQEDKLVPFKLSSVWCDSYLNTNDDTEIVVYEGVGHDITEKMIDDFTTWLVKQI, encoded by the coding sequence ATGAAGTTTGATTACGACCCAGcatcattttccaaaactaCCTATAACATTAGTGGAATAGCAGTCCACGTGTACAATAGTGATGTGTTAGTTCCATACATtcaatctttcaacaaatcgCTGGTtcatattgatgaaattccCATTAACATCATTTACTTGTTACATCCTCGTGGTGTGAGCTATAAGCTCACTGAAGCTATTGGCTACAATATCTTGAGCCAAGTTGAGCAAAAGAGGCAACAACACGGTGGAGTCCCATTGATCTGTGTTACTTTTGATTTAAGAAACCATGGTGAAAGGACAATTGATGCGTCCAAAAACGAGGATTGGTTACAGGGTAATAAAACACACGGAATAGATATGATTAGTTCGATTATGGGTAATGtacaagatttgaaattaattATTGATTTCTTACCAGATTACTTGAATTTGGAGTCTTATTTGACCgatgaattcaaatctaAGCATCAGCATTACAATATCAAGCACCGCAACATCATATCGGGTTATTCGTTAGGTGCACATACTGTTTATCGTTTTGCAAATGAGTATCCTGAGTTGGTATATGCTATCAATCCAGTTATTGGTTGTGTTGATTTGACTAGCTTATTGATCAATCGACTTAAGCAAAATGATTTGTCAAGTGACGACTATGATAAGAGATGGTTTTATTACAACTACGACGAGTTGCACTTGTCTCctgaacaacaaaaaacCGAGTATCCAGAGCATTTCCACAAATTGTTATCTAAGCAAGATGAATCAATATGGGAAAATTTTGCCATGAGTTCCATAAAGATGTATGCTAGTTTTGGTCAAGAGGACAAATTGGTCCCATTCAAATTAAGTTCAGTTTGGTGCGATTCTTATTTGAACACTAATGATGATAcagaaattgttgtttatgaaGGAGTTGGGCATGATATTACCGAGaaaatgattgatgattttacCACCTGGTTGGTTAAACAAATTTAA
- a CDS encoding Vma5 vacuolar H(+)-ATPase produces MCLNGKVTTKCYHYFVPCRAKQTCRRSIIPHLTSPIEFLNSTKMSSGNSQPLLAEYLILSLPQSTNAQQWLEQSLNNGKQPLFKLNVPDFQSGTLDSLVQESEEISKIDQQLGASVSKVVDIVNNVNDSKNASRIVQSRSVFDYVQNFQWNSSKYRLDKPINQLVKIISNEALSLDNDVRASYQAYQTAKSNFLAADRKKNGDLSIKSLHDIVKPEQFVQDSEHLITLPIAVPNSLVSDFKNNYETLTQFVIPRSAEVIEKDKDFTLFAVTLFKKYQQEFINNARERKWHPRTDFVYDDEILNNLRKEFDTTKAAEVKSKNDLIRLSKTAYSDIVASWFHIKVIRVYVEAVLRYGLPPQFDNFLIKFEGSNLKSVGKAKKELIEKFGYLGGDGYSNKANLHEYASLVDTDYEPFVLYEFEIV; encoded by the coding sequence ATGTGCCTAAATGGAAAAGTAACGACGAAATGTTATCATTACTTTGTGCCATGTCGAGCAAAACAGACTTGTCGTCGTTCAATAATACCTCACCTCACCTCACCAATTGAGTTCCttaattcaacaaaaatgtCATCAGGAAACCTGCAACCACTTCTCGCAGAATACTTGATCCTATCGTTGCCTCAATCAACTAATGCTCAACAATGGTTAGAGCAATCGTTAAACAATGGCAAACAACCATTGTTCAAGTTGAACGTTCCCGACTTTCAAAGTGGTACCTTGGACTCCCTAGTCCAAGAGAGTGAAGAGATTAGCAAAATAGACCAACAATTAGGTGCTTCTGTGtccaaagttgttgatatcgTGAACAATGTCAATGATTCAAAGAACGCTTCTCGAATTGTTCAGTCAAGATCGGTGTTTGACTATGtacaaaactttcaatgGAATTCATCTAAATATAGATTAGATAAGCCAATTAACCAATTGGTAAAGATAATTTCCAATGAGGCATTGTCGTTAGATAATGATGTTAGAGCATCTTACCAAGCTTATCAAACTGCAAAGTCCAACTTCTTAGCAGCTGACAGGAAAAAGAACGGCGACTTGTCAATAAAGTCGTTGCACGATATTGTTAAGCCGGAACAATTTGTCCAAGATTCGGAACACTTGATCACTTTGCCCATAGCTGTTCCCAACAGTCTTGTTTCTGACTTCAAAAATAATTATGAAACTTTGACCCAATTTGTCATACCTAGGTCAGCAGAAGTAATTGAAAAGGATAAGGACTTTACTTTGTTTGCTGTTACCTTGTTTAAAAAGTATCAGCAagaatttatcaacaatgcaCGAGAGCGCAAATGGCATCCCCGTACAGATTTTGTctatgatgatgaaatacTCAATAATTTGAGAAAGGAATTTGACACTACAAAGGCAGCTGAAGTGAAACTGAAAAACGATCTCATCAGATTGAGTAAAACGGCATATCTGGATATAGTAGCAAGTTGGTTTCACATAAAAGTGATTAGAGTCTATGTTGAAGCAGTGTTGAGGTATGGATTACCACCTCAATTTGATAACTTCTTGATTAAGTTTGAGGGCTCTAATTTAAAGAGTGTTGGTAAAGCTAAAAAGGaattaattgaaaaatttggataCCTTGGAGGTGATGGGTATTCAAATAAAGCCAACTTACACGAGTATGCTTCATTGGTCGACACTGACTACGAGCCATTTGTGTTgtatgaatttgaaattgtctAG
- a CDS encoding Rrp14 protein (S. cerevisiae homolog RRP14 has role in large subunit biogenesis, ribosomal small subunit biogenesis and localizes to cytosolic large ribosomal subunit, nucleolus) — protein sequence MSNSLEERLKEHSSAFDSLLSLIPAKYFYDDATQDQWQQKKASKAEAKQKKKAKFNTSLKESANEYQNSYATAKDVMENKQQKENAKHITSKKINVSNGSSIKGEKEEEEEEEVLPEEGSDVSNQSSVEEEEEGEEEEEVLITPQTHLIFDDEGNEIEDQEQEPNTKQKKNGKSKKPELSEEEEAKRKENLAKLKEKLESKINNLREKRKAVGTKTAGAPTSREQILAERRRREESKQQKRKHEELEENDDVEDNDSGESEDERSNDEEDHAVLYGNIAFSDGSQLTSNLSSIRRSADKKKKQGPANKDIKAHLLKLEQKKRKLENLSQEEQAKQKEKDKWQRVMSQAEGIKLKDDEKLLKKALKRKEKKKLKSELEWKERQQVVKDTVSARAKRREENLKARKDGKGQKRKNLPKLRKFTGVVNKNKNGQNKKKRAGFEGSAKSRSKK from the exons ATGAGTAATTCTTTGGAA GAAAGATTGAAAGAGCATTCATCAGCTTTTGATAGCTTGTTGTCGCTAATCCCGGCAAAGTATTTCTACGATGATGCTACACAAGATCAGTGGCAGCAAAAGAAAGCTTCCAAAGCAGaggcaaaacaaaagaaaaaagcCAAATTTAATACATCCCTTAAGGAGAGTGCAAATGAGTATCAGAACTCGTATGCAACAGCAAAGGACGTGATGGAAAACAAACAGCAGAAAGAGAATGCGAAGCACATTACATCGAAGAAAATTAATGTATCGAACGGGTCATCCATAAAGGGcgaaaaagaagaagaagaagaagaagaagttttACCCGAAGAGGGATCAGATGTACTGAATCAGAGTAGTgttgaggaagaagaagaaggagaagaagaagaagaagtgTTAATCACCCCGCAAACTCACTTgatatttgatgatgaaggtAACGAAATTGAAGACCAAGAGCAGGAACCGAAtacaaagcaaaagaaaaatggTAAATCAAAGAAACCAGAGCTatcagaagaagaggaggcAAAGAGGAAAGAAAACTTGGCCaaattgaaggagaaattggaaTCCAAGATTAACAATTTACgtgaaaaaagaaaagctgTAGGAACAAAAACAGCAGGCGCTCCAACTTCTCGTGAGCAAATACTCGCTGAACGAAGGAGGAGAGAGGAATCAAAGCAGCAGAAAAGAAAGCACGAGGaacttgaagaaaatgatgacGTTGAGGATAATGACTCTGGCGAGTCTGAAGATGAGAGATCTAATGACGAAGAAGACCACGCTGTTTTGTATGGTAATATTGCATTTCTGGATGGATCACAACTTACTTCAAATTTGTCGTCAATCCGTCGATCAGCtgataaaaagaagaaacagGGTCCAGCTAATAAGGACATTAAAGCTCATTTGTTAAAGTTGGagcaaaagaagaggaaattAGAAAACTTGTCACAGGAAGAACAAGctaaacaaaaagaaaaagacaaaTGGCAGAGAGTGATGTCACAAGCAGAAGGTATAAAACTAAAGGACgatgaaaagttgttgaaaaaggcgttgaaaagaaaggagaagaagaagttgaaaagtGAATTAGAGTGGAAAGAACGACAACAGGTTGTGAAGGATACAGTTTCAGCTAGAGCAAagagaagagaagaaaatttaAAGGCTCGTAAAGACGGTAAGGGgcaaaagaggaaaaatctaccaaaattgagaaaGTTTACTGGAGTTGTtaacaagaacaaaaacggacaaaacaaaaagaaaagagcaGGATTTGAAGGAAGTGCCAAATCAAGGTCTAAAAAGTAA
- a CDS encoding Yop1 protein (S. cerevisiae homolog YOP1 has role in vesicle-mediated transport, nuclear pore complex assembly, endoplasmic reticulum organization and localizes to integral to membrane), with protein MAGVPDQLKTVLSEIDNKTKSIGILNQFQAQTGLPRSYAVLGGFGLYFVLVFLNIGGVGQLLSNIAGFIIPGYYSILALQTSTSKDDTQLLTYWVVFAFFNVIEFWSKAILYWIPFYYLFKTIFLLYIGVPSFGGANVVYNVIIKPIADKYVRPVHESDVASKINEQAEGVSTSVHI; from the exons atgGCAGGTGTACcagatcaattgaaaacagtTTTGTCTGAAATTGACAAC AAAACTAAATCTATCGGAATTTTAAACCAATTCCAAGCTCAAACAGGCTTACCAAGATCATATGCTGTTTTGGGTGGTTTTGGTCTCTactttgttcttgttttcttgaacattggtggtgttggtCAACTTTTATCCAACATTGCTGGTTTTATTATTCCAGGATactattcaattttggccttacaaacatcaacatccaAAGATGATACTCAATTGTTGACCTACTGGGTTGTTTTTgcctttttcaatgtcatTGAGTTTTGGTCAAAGGCTATTTTGTACTGGATTCCATTCTACTACTTGTTCAAAAccattttcttgttgtaCATTGGTGTTCCAAGTTTCGGTGGAGCAAATGTTGTATACAATGTCATCATTAAGCCAATTGCTGATAAATATGTGCGTCCAGTTCACGAAAGTGATGTTGCCAGCAAGATCAATGAGCAAGCTGAAGGTGTTTCTACTTCTGTGCACATTTAA
- a CDS encoding Phm7 transporter — protein MASDSSSNSSVSQFLSTLIPTLVISVVFVLLFVVIRKTQKRVYEPRALVKSLPQDIRPDEPATGLFSWLTSLLKRPETFIIQYAGPDGYFFLRFLFEFCCICILGAIITWPILFPVNASNGNNNQPGSTVKGFDILSLSNVRNRWRTFAHVFLSWILFGAVIFLIYRELVYYTTFRHVLQTTPLYDSLLSSRTLMLTEFSTSKLTDDTLRGYFPTATNIWYGRDYKELDKEVEERTKLAGKYEGALNKVLTKAVKLKNKCIKKSKPVPEPEDDLDKYLKDGKKRPTHKLKFLVGKKVDTLNYGAERLGELNKSVGKKQAEYATNTQLPAVFIEFPSQLELQKAYQAIPYNKDFKGVKRVTGVAPDDIIWPNLQLSPTKRRIQAIIANTILTLLIIFWCIPVAVVGAISNINFLTEKVHFLRFINNMPKVLLGVITGLLPSVALAVLMSLIPPFVKYMGKKSGRLTVQQVNEYCQSWYFAFQVVNVFLAVALGSSAASVAQEIVKKPDEALKKLSERFPPSVNFYFSYLCLQGLTISSGVLVQIVALILSHILGRILDSTPRAKWTRWNTLGQPDFSTLYPGFQLLTVIALAYSVIAPLILGFTAIAFALFYFAYIYTMVYVMRPSAVDARGKNYVKSMFQLFTGLFLAQLWITAIFVFTKNWACVALEAVIIIVTIIARFWMKRKFMTVVDAVPISAIKYAAGDTTYSYPMYDQGYKEIQTEGQNYWEGGNQLGAVGGEVHDQVLPYRNPGSAPIAGAGNAVDGDSSLTDAKAPFDHRGSESSAVDTRIGHTDNEKPYALEPRGDKVSNTNTGADGPFKEQTYNDHEKGLGGVGDAAKGVAGAPGKGVSWLKIFFAPKTQTFDMIRNIMPSSFFNYVEYNPEFIRHAYDDPAVTDEEPHIWIARDPMGLSEIEKNKALKEGVDVTDENATFDDKGNVIFTGPPPTYEEAIRV, from the coding sequence ATGGCTTCAGATTCACTGTCAAACAGTTCTGTTTCCCAATTTCTATCCACATTAATCCCCACTCTTGTCATATCAGTGGTTTTTGTATTGCTATTTGTTGTGATACGTAAAACTCAAAAGAGAGTCTATGAACCTCGTGCACTTGTCAAGTCACTTCCTCAAGATATTCGACCAGATGAACCTGCAACTGGTCTTTTCAGTTGGTTGActtcattattgaaacGACCAGAAACTTTTATTATCCAATATGCTGGTCCTGATGGTTATTTTTTCCTTCgatttttgtttgaattttgctGTATTTGCATATTGGGAGCTATTATAACTTGGCCAATTTTATTTCCAGTCAATGCTTCCAATGGTAATAATAACCAACCAGGTTCAACTGTCAAGGGGTTTGATATATTGTCTCTTTCAAATGTTCGAAACAGATGGAGAACTTTTGCTCATGTATTTTTATCTTGGATCTTGTTTGGAGCGGTTATTTTTCTCATTTATCGTGAATTGGTTTACTACACCACTTTTAGACATGTTTTGCAAACAACTCCATTGTATGATTCATTATTGAGTTCAAGAACTCTTATGTTGACcgaattttcaacttcaaaattgacTGATGATACATTGAGAGGTTATTTTCCCACTGCCACAAACATTTGGTATGGAAGAGACTATaaagaattggataaaGAAGTGGAGGAAAGAACCAAATTGGCTGGAAAGTACGAAGGAGCACTCAACAAGGTGTTAACAAAAGCAgtcaagttgaagaataaATGTATCAAGAAACTGAAGCCAGTTCCAGAGCCGGAGGATGATCTTGAcaagtatttgaaagatgGCAAGAAAAGACCAACACACaagttgaagtttttgGTTGGTAAAAAAGTGGATACTTTAAACTATGGAGCTGAAAGATTGGGtgaattgaacaagtctGTAGGCAAGAAACAAGCTGAATATGCTACAAACACCCAATTACCAGCTGTATTTATTGAATTCCCTTCACAACTCGAATTACAAAAGGCTTATCAAGCTATTCCTTATAATAAAGATTTCAAGGGTGTGAAGAGAGTTACTGGTGTTGCTCCAGACGATATTATCTGGCCtaatcttcaattgtctCCAACCAAGAGAAGAATCCAGGCTATCATTGCCAACACTATTTTGACACTTTTAATCATTTTCTGGTGTATTCCTGTTGCCGTTGTTGGTGCCATTTCAAACATTAACTTTTTAACTGAAAAAGTTCACTTTTTaagattcatcaacaatatgCCAAAAGTACTTTTGGGTGTCATTACTGGTTTGCTTCCATCTGTAGCTTTGGCTGTTTTGATGTCATTGATTCCACCTTTTGTCAAGTACATGGGTAAGAAATCAGGACGTTTAACGGTTCAACAAGTTAACGAATATTGTCAATCTTGGTATTTTGCCTTCCAAGTTGTTAATGTGTTTTTGGCGGTTGCTTTGGGTTCATCAGCTGCATCTGTTGCTCAAGAAATTGTTAAAAAGCCTGATGAAGCCCTTAAGAAATTGTCGGAAAGATTCCCACCTTCGGTTAACTTTTACTTTTCGTATCTTTGTTTACAAGGTTTGACAATTAGTTCTGGTGTTTTGGTACAAATTGTTGCATTAATTTTATCCCATATATTGGGAAGAATTTTGGATAGTACGCCAAGAGCCAAATGGACTAGATGGAACACGTTGGGTCAACCTGATTTTTCAACGTTGTACCCAggtttccaattgttgacaGTTATTGCTCTCGCATACTCAGTTATTGCTCCATTGATTTTGGGTTTTACCGCAATTGCATTTGCCTTGTTTTACTTTGCATACATTTACACGATGGTGTATGTCATGAGACCAAGCGCAGTTGATGCTAGAGGTAAAAATTATGTTAAATCAATGTTTCAGTTGTTTACCGGTCTCTTTTTAGCGCAACTTTGGATCACTGCCATTTTTGTATTTACAAAGAATTGGGCCTGTGTTGCATTAGAAGCTGTCATTATAATTGTCACTATTATTGCAAGATTTTggatgaagagaaaatttatgactgttgttgatgctgttcCTATTTCAGCGATCAAGTATGCGGCCGGGGATACAACCTATTCATACCCAATGTACGATCAAGGATACAAAGAGATTCAAACTGAGGGTCAAAACTACTGGGAAGGTGGTAACCAACTTGGAGCTGTTGGAGGTGAGGTTCATGATCAAGTATTGCCTTATAGAAACCCTGGATCTGCACCAATTGCTGGAGCAGGCAACGCAGTTGATGGGGATTCGTCCTTGACCGACGCCAAAGCTCCATTTGATCATCGTGGGTCTGAATCTTCGGCCGTTGACACCAGAATTGGTCATACTGACAATGAAAAGCCTTATGCATTAGAACCTCGTGGTGACAAAGTTTCAAACACCAACACTGGAGCTGATGGCCCATTCAAGGAGCAAACGTACAATGATCACGAAAAGGGTCTTGGTGGTGTAGGTGATGCTGCCAAAGGGGTAGCTGGTGCTCCAGGTAAAGGAGTTTCttggttgaagattttCTTTGCTCCTAAAACTCAAACCTTTGACATGATTAGGAACATCATGCCTAgttcctttttcaattatGTCGAGTACAATCCAGAATTTATAAGACATGCTTACGATGATCCTGCAGTTACTGATGAAGAACCACATATTTGGATAGCGAGGGATCCAATGGGATTATCggagattgaaaagaacaaaGCTTTGAAGGAGGGAGTTGATGTGACAGATGAAAATGCAACATTTGATGACAAAGGTAATGTTATCTTTACTGGTCCACCGCCAACTTATGAAGAGGCTATCAGAGTTTAG